From the genome of Pueribacillus theae, one region includes:
- a CDS encoding SCP2 sterol-binding domain-containing protein, whose product MATIKEIFQLIESELEKDPSRADGIEAVYQFNITGDEESTYQVILRSDSGSVVEGEKETADCTLTIDSADFKKMVDGELNGTEAFMSGLLQIDGDMGLALRLQDILSAYSAAQQ is encoded by the coding sequence ATGGCTACAATTAAAGAAATTTTTCAATTAATCGAATCAGAATTGGAGAAGGATCCTTCCCGTGCGGATGGAATCGAAGCAGTTTATCAGTTCAATATTACCGGAGATGAGGAAAGCACATATCAAGTGATTCTTCGTTCAGATAGCGGTTCTGTCGTTGAAGGAGAAAAGGAAACAGCTGATTGTACATTAACGATTGATTCGGCAGATTTCAAAAAAATGGTTGATGGTGAATTGAATGGAACAGAAGCGTTTATGAGTGGCCTGCTTCAAATCGACGGGGATATGGGTCTTGCATTAAGATTACAAGATATTCTTTCGGCTTACAGCGCCGCTCAACAGTGA
- a CDS encoding TetR/AcrR family transcriptional regulator, with translation MEFSLFANDAKKKPQVKLLYAALMLFTEKGFRETTVLDIVEHAHVSKTTFYNFFSSKEELLACLFQELLEEVLMKVKTAAQREKEMEDKALAGIKCYLQICLHQRPVAQLLLVSSVGVNQAVEEVRHRAHVQFAEFIYGTVRNELEPTDAEFDNDLHIFSQAMVGAINEVVVHKVIGVDKQTDIEPLAELLNRIVVGSYHFLINDAVPVSSR, from the coding sequence ATGGAATTTTCGCTATTCGCAAATGACGCGAAGAAAAAACCTCAGGTTAAGTTGCTCTATGCTGCATTAATGCTGTTTACTGAAAAAGGTTTTCGAGAAACGACAGTATTAGACATTGTCGAGCATGCCCATGTATCGAAGACAACATTCTACAATTTTTTTAGCAGCAAAGAAGAGTTGCTAGCTTGCTTGTTTCAAGAGCTTTTAGAGGAAGTTTTAATGAAAGTGAAAACAGCGGCGCAGCGCGAGAAGGAAATGGAAGACAAAGCGCTGGCGGGAATTAAGTGTTATCTTCAAATCTGTTTGCACCAGCGTCCAGTTGCGCAGCTTTTATTAGTTTCCTCCGTTGGCGTCAATCAAGCTGTTGAAGAGGTTCGCCATAGAGCCCATGTCCAGTTTGCGGAATTCATTTATGGAACCGTTCGAAATGAACTTGAACCAACGGATGCAGAATTTGACAATGACTTACATATTTTTTCGCAAGCGATGGTTGGTGCGATAAATGAAGTGGTTGTCCATAAAGTAATTGGGGTTGATAAACAAACAGATATCGAACCGCTAGCCGAGCTATTAAATCGTATCGTTGTCGGTTCTTATCATTTTCTCATAAATGATGCAGTTCCTGTTTCTTCTCGGTAA